The following nucleotide sequence is from Corylus avellana chromosome ca7, CavTom2PMs-1.0.
TTAAATTACTTCACTCTTCTTAATTTGCTTGCCATTTCTTCTTGGGTGTCTTACCAAATGACTTCCAAGAAACATTCTTCTAATATtaagttttttccaaaaaatcatTCTTATAATATTAGATAACATTATTAGGTGCCGCATCAAAATTCTTGGGTGTTGCCATTTCTTCCTAGAAGTTTTTGTATTGTGCCGCatcaaaataaacttaattGTTGTTTTGCATTAAGTTTGCTAGCTgcagctctttttttttttttttttttccctaccagagtttcttttatttatggTCTTTTGTCTGTTCTTAATATCTATGCTTATTGCAGGCTATTTTTAAACCTCCAAAGGCAATACGTGGAGGTATTCCAATATGTTTTCCTCAAGTATGTGGTTATTTTCTTTCAGCTTTTCTCTtcattcattatttcttttctttttaaaaaaaattaaaaaaaaaaaaaaaaaatcttctgtATATGCAGTTTGGAATTCAGGGTTCTCTTGAAGTACATGGATTTGCTAGGAATAGGTTTTGGATCGTAGATCCTGATCCCCCACCTTTTCCAACTAGTAGCTCCAATAAGGCTTTTGTTGATTTAATACTTAAGCTCTCTGAAGAAGATGTGAAGATCTGGCCTCACAGGTGCATGACTCATTTTCTATAATATCTTTAATTATGTTGAAGGTTATCATGTAATTTCTTACAAGGCATTTGGAGCATGTTATTTATGCTCTATGGttacccttttatttttctgttcttttattttatttttattctttttatttttatttatttattattattattttttccaaatgcGGGACAGGGAGCAGGGAGGGATAGTTTAGTGAGGCTGAGCATTAATTTTGTGTCATTTGTTTGTGAAACAATTATTTAGTTTATTGGAAaattgttcctttttttttttttttctgactttAGGATTTTTGAAAACACTTCATATTAGAAGTAGAATGAACATATTAGAAAACTGTTCTACTCCTATGAGATTGTTACCTGTGCATTTAAATACTTGGAACTCTGATCTTTTGAGTAAATTAAGCATTGAACTAGTTGTCTTCATATTTatagttttcttgatttttttgatctttttctagttaggtgtttctcttgtatactttttgtgtacttagGTTGCGCATTTtcgctttttaataaattttgattacttataaaaaaagatctATTATTTGTAGATATGAGTTTCGCCTGAGGATAACTTTGGGACCTGGAGGAGATTTGATGTTGACGTCTCGTATTCGCAATACAAGTACAGATGGAAAGTTGCTTACGTTCACGTTTGCATATCACACATATTTTGCTGTTACAGATGTCAGGTTTTATCGCGATACCTATTCTTTTTATCACTTCAGTTATTACTTTAGTAGTTTAACTCCCCACTCCCCCTCCCTGTATTCTCTTTTCTGTAGGCAGTAAAATATCTATCAGCATTGGATGTGTTTTAACATTTCACATGCTTCTATCTATCTcaaattccaaaattttcaaaaattgtctCATCAAATTGATTAATTTGGGACTTATccagaaataaaaatgataacttTATGAAATTTCAGATGTCATGCATATCTAAATTGATATTTCAGAGGGAGGCATATGGAGTGGTAGTTTATGTATTGTAAAGATATGTCGTGGACATGGTTGGGACAATAGTGATAGTACATTTGTTAAAGGGTCAGATTCTTGACATATTCTGATGGGGCTATTTGTTATTTCTGGTGAGGATGTAGCCGTATTTCCCTTGCATGATTAGCTGGTCTTCCTCTGATAATTAGTTTTTCCATTTCTAAATGGGTAAAAGGAGTGGTGACATGTCCTGTTAGTATGAAGAGATATATATTGGAGACTACAGGTTGGGGTGTAGTCATTCTAACAATGGAAGAATGACAAGTGATTGCAGTGATACCAAACAGTACAAATACTAAAATACAGAGACATAGGAATGTCAAGAAGAATCTTCCTTTATGTTATTATGAACTGTTACTCCATTGCAATATGTAATTGTTATTAGATGCTTAACTTTTTCTCTATAAGATAAAGTTATctatttaattttaggaatGCTGTGTGCTATTGGTTTTATGCAAAGTATCAAGTCCACAGTTTAGATCATTCATATGCATCCCCTGATTTCTTAGAAGATGTTTCAACTGTTAATCTATGTATTATGTTGAGGATTAACAATCAATCCTTGTTTATGGGAAAACAAGACTTGATCATATTGGAATACTATCTTATACTGATCTAGGCACTTCTTGTTATCTATTAAGCAATGgtgtattcatcaaaaaaatattaagcaaTGGTGCATTTGTGAAATTTTGTGACATAGACAAACCTTGTCTATCCTCGCTAAGCTTCTGTTTCTTAATCAGGCTCTGTGTTGGGAAGACAATCCTTTTCCATAATTCAGCTAGTTGTGTCTCCCGCGTGAAGTTGTATATGCAACttcatccattttattttacaCACTAAATTTTATGAAACGGCCAATTCAATCTCACCATGTTTGGGCCCTAGAAGAGAGATCAATTTATGTCTGGAGATGAAACAAACACCAATAACATTGTCAGACGGCTTAATTCCTGTTGTTTAACTACTTGCAGAgtgatttttctgatttttgagatatatttattatagatAGTAAAATACCATCGTACGGAAGAACTTTACATCATAATCATGCAAGATACCTTAAGAAGCTAGTTTGGTTTCATTCATTTCTATTAAATCTGCTGTGACTTATACTTGTGATTGATGCTCTAAGAAGAGTTCAGGagaatgtgttttttttgtattttgctgCAAATTAACTATCATGTTCTTCTATTCAGTGAAGTTCGGGTAGAAGGCCTAGAGACCCTGGATTATTTGGATAACCTGCAGAATAGAGAGCGATTTACAGAACAAGGAGATGCAATAACATTCGAATCAGAAGTTAGTACTGGTTTGAATGGGAATGCTTTGGATTTTTCACTGTCATTTTGTTCAAATATTTATTAGTTGCTTCTTTATTTACTCTTTTGATGGTAAAGGTGGACAAAATATATCTCAGTACCCCAACAAAAATTGCAATTATTGATCATGAAAGGAAGAGAACATTTGTTTTGCGGAAAGATGGACTTCCAGATGCTGGTGAGTTGAGTCCCATCCACGCGCTCTGCTAGGTTTTGAGTTTTTGCCATTTATATAGCTACCATAGCAAGCTTacccttttcttgttttttttttttttttttttttttatatattttttcaaaaaaaaaatattaagtagATAGGAAGCTATGCTCTGATAAGAAAATATTGGGAGTACAAACTTTTTATGTGCAACTCCATGCTACTTGTCCTGAAGTTATGAGCGAGCCATTGGTTGGTGGCCAGTCAATATACCATACTAGTTAGGATAACTGTTTAGGAAAGTCTTGGTTTAAACAGATAAAAACTTACTACTTCATTCAAGTGCTAAAGCTCTAGTCTGGATCTGTAGAGAAGTTTATTCAGCTCAAGCTGTGTCTTATGGAAAGACCTCAAGATTTTAGAATGAGAAAAATGGCTTTTTCTGCTGTTATTTGGTGAGGTTTCCCCCTCCCTTTTCTAATGAGGACTGAGGAGAACAAAGGATAAGGCAGATATAAATCATGAATTTCTGGGGAAAATTTTTGCATTTTGCTTTACATGCCTTATAGCAACGTTGGTATCAGATTCTGTGTAAATTGCtttacacacacacagagaagGCACCACATGTTTGTCTTTAGCATTACTACGAAACATGGTTGATTCTGGTGTTATAAGTGTCTTTCTTTCTGCAGTGGTTTGGAATCCATGGGATAAGAAAGCAAAGGCAATTCCAGACTTTGGGGATGCTGACTACAAGCATATGCTATGTGTTGAGGCTGCTTGTGTGGAAAAGCCCATTGTACTGAAACCTGGTGAAGAATGGAAAGGAAGGCAGGAACTATCTGCTGTTCCTTCCAGTTATTGTAGCGGACAACTTGACCCTCAAAAAGCACTTCAAGGCGTTTAAAGATCGACTATCCCAGTACATATCTTGTACAGGTACTTTACTAGTAGAAAAGATACAATTGTACTGCAGTTAAGGCTACTTTTGTTTTGACATAAACTGGTTTCTGAGAGAATGTTTTCGTTTGaaatatttttgggaaaaatcaCTAATTGTCCATTCTTTGGGTTGAGACACCCTTCAAATAAAATCGAATATATTTCCCATTTGTTTGGTTggtacgaaaaatattttcccacTATGATTGAAAACCATCCGAAAACCTATCAAGTTCACCTAACAATGCCAAATACCATCACCaacaatttacaaaaaaaaaaaaaaaaagggcaaaaaaaaaaaaaaaaaaaaaaaacccactattcagttaaaaaaaaaaaaaaaccccacaaagACCTACAGACAGGGAGAGCCTTCtgcttttttgtcttttaggAAGAGGGTGAGGGAGAAGTTGTTGGGAGGCTGCAATAAAAGGGGTGGGGAAATTGGGGGTGAGAGATTATGATGGGTAATGGAGGATGATGAGTCACAGGCAAAGGAAGGTGATGCTGAGATATTCGGGGTGGTTAGATTCTTCTATGGTGGTGGGGTTTACCATAAGAAGGGTTGGACTGGTGGGCGAGAGAGACAAATGGGGTGGCTCCAAGGGGAGGGTTGGCAACTGGGGTGTGTGGTATTGCAGTTCAGGGAGGTGGTAGAAAAGAAGGGGAATTTGTTCATTGACCAGAATTTTTCACCCACATCAAACACTAGAAAATATGGAAAACGTTTTCTGAAAAAATGCCAAAACAAATGCAACTTAAGAGCATCTATGGTTTTAGATGAGAACGAGTGCATGTAAGTGACTGAGGATGAGGTGCAAGTCCTAAGTACAGGGTTTTAGTTACCATTTGCTTTCATTCATGTTGAGGATTATGCATATATCTTAAACTTTAAAGAGATGTATTATATGTTGAATGAGTTATGGATTGTGAAGCATTAAGCTCCCTCATATTTGAAGCATGATTTTGCATCCTCCTATTGTAATAGCTTGATTTGGTCAGAGTTTTGTGTATTTAAGGGTCAGTTTgggtttgtgatttcaaaaagtgcaattaaaaaataacgattttaaaacaTGCCACTTCAAAACGCAATTCAGAGTTTGGTACATCgcagtttgacctttaaaatcgcagttttgcttttaaaattatacatttttaaaaacacacttccaACCGATACACTTtctgcaatttggtttaaaatcgcccTTATGGCCTGCGAAATCGCACTCGAAACACACTCTAAATACTGGCTTTTAATAGTTTTCCAGGTGGATAAATTGTAATGTGTTAGGTTGAGTTAAGTGCTGGGGAACTGTTGGACTTTTTGTAGTAGGGATAAACCTATGACATTTTCTGAGTAAATGAGCATTAGTCAGAAATGGACTGAACCTGAGAATACAGATAGCTAGATTTTTATCTCTCTGCAATTTATCTTCATGTAGTTTTCTGATGTATTGTCTTTTTTGGGATGCCCTATAGTATGTGTGTTCAACCCATTGCACAATCTGGATTCATATATTGTATTTTGCGTCTTTCTCAATTGAACCCTACTAAGTTTGGGATTTAAGGATTGTTGCTAATTGTAACTGAATTTTACTGCAGGGTTCTTGTGCAGTCTAGATTTGGTGGTGTCAGTGAATTCTTGCCATGATATTTTTTTGGAGGGCAGATTCATTATTAGCAGAATTGTCTATAAAATGTCCTTGAAGCACTATTTGGTTgcagaaaaaagagagaaggcaGTTCAAAAAGGGGTTGCTataataatttgtatatattattaggatctacaaaaaagaaaggggaagagaagaaagaaaacacatCAAGGCCTTATCGTTCTTTGCCAAAGAAatctttggtttttgttttttctttctctcctttcttttgtctgaatgataactttttttctaattttttttttcctgagcttGCTGGATGATATCTATTTATTTGAAGAATATCGAttttaaccctttaatttttttttttaaagggaaaattatttatttgataccTGGAGTTTATGGTTGTACCAAACTGATACTTCGAATATCAAAAGTAGATAACTATTTGtgcaaaattatttatttagtcTATGTAGTTGTACCAAACTGATGCTTAGAGTATCACAGTAGATAACTgtaatttaaaacaaattaagtcATCACCTACCAAGTGTCAATCATCAATTGGTTGTGACTTGGATTCAGGCATGCATCTAACTGTTTTTGTTAAATAGTTTACCCTAGATCTTTAAACTACTTTTGCTATCCCAATGATCAGTTTAGTACAATTACATagactaaataaataaattttccttttattttttctataaaaaaattttccatcttcttgcATGACGTGATTACTTGCATGCGTgatattgttaaaaaatattcagttagttatatttaaaggatatttttgtctttttattttttgtttggataaaAATACTCTTTCAATATAACTAACCGGACCGGACTAAACTATATGCATAtatttgttcttcaatttttttttggtaagtttgATAAACAATATTAGAACACTTGTTAAAATTCTGACAGCTTTACTATGAATAATAATCCTCACGCATCCGGGGAGTTAGGTAGCTAAACATAATTAAAACAATAGGAcacttttttcttcatcttcttctaaTTGAAGAGGGGGAAAGGATTATAGTCtgtttgaatttgtaattttaaaaatcacaattcAAAAATGGTTATATCTTGTCAGCTCATTTTTCGTTAAcacaaaatctttttattttttaatatcatcGGTTGAAGTTCAAGTTTcccaaaaaaggaaataattctTACTAAAAGCAGAAAGAAGTTTCCCACACaggaaaattacaaaaaaaaaaaaaaaaacccggaAAAAAGCCGTCGTTGCCCAAACAGACACGAAACTGAGAAAAAGAGtcaagagacagagagagagagagagagagtgaaaccCAAGAACCTCACTGAAAGAGCAAGGAATCAATCAAAATGCAGAGCGAATtttagagagagggagagagatgctCAAATGCAGGAAGAGAAGGAAGGAGCTAAATGTTGCTCATTGGTCAACGCGCAttccaactctctctctctgtctgaaaaacccaaaattttctctcGCTTTCTCCAGCTCCAAACAGGTCAGAATTCGaattctctgtctctctctcaaagttATCTGTGTTATCCCAAATCTCTTCTAAGTTTGAACTTCAATTCCAGAACTTATGCTCTCTAAGCTCTTAGTCGTTGCCGATCAAtgttatttttccaattttcgTGAATATTTCCGTACTTTTAGCTTCTCCATTTTGGATAGAGTGAGGGTTTCGCTTTACGTGCTTTGAGGTTTCTTCAGGAACTTTGTGCGTTTTGTAGCTACAGAGTGTAATTACGGTTAGGGTTTCTCTCTGTTGAATTGGAAATCCAAACTGAACTTTGCCCTGATTGAAATTTGGAGGGAGAGTTCAAAAATATTTAAGCTTAGGGACTCGGCTCTTCTTGAAAATGTATTGTGCGTTTTCATTGATGGGTTTTGATCAAGTTAAAGGGGTGTATCTTTTAGGTATGTGGAGAATGGATTTTTGGATATGGAGAGAAAACCCCCAATTTAGCTAGGGTTTTGGTTAAAAAGAAAGTGGAAGTTGGTGGAGCATTGTGTATGGATTCTGTTTTATGAGAAATGAAACCACCGCCACATCAGCATTCGCGGATCAATCTCGCAGATATCAAAGCTCAAATAGTTAAGAGACTTGGGCCGGGGAGgtcgaaacaatatttttattatttaagcAGATTGTTGAGTTTAAAGCTAAGCAAGGTAGAGTTTAATAAGCTTTGTTTTCAAGTTTTAGGGCCAGAAAATGTTCCACTCCATAATCAGTTTATTCggtcaattttgaaaaatgcttgTCATGCAAAAGTTCCACCGGCACCAACTCCTGAGAAGGAAATTCAGACATTTGCTAGTGATGGGAATCAGCCAAGTGTGCTCTACCCTTTACTGAATGGGGCTGTTTTTCCATCCTCACCTCCAAAGGCAAGGTCGGAAATTCTTGTTGGGTCAATTGGGAAGGTGGGTTTTGCTTCCCCTCAATCAACAGTTAGTGGTGATAATGCGATATTAGAAGACAGGGATTGTCATATATGGAAGTCAGTGCAGCAGCATCAGAGACTCAGAGAAACAGCAGATAGTGAAGGAGAGGTTTTGCTTTCCCACTCTACTAAATTGAATCTAATAAAGGGATCAACAGATAGTGTAGTTTCTGTACATAGTAAAGACCAGAAGGAAGTATTAGTTGTTGAAGATGGAAAAGAAGTATTCAGTAGAAGTGCACTCCAGGCCCCACTTGGGATACCGTTTAGCTCTGTTAGTGTGGGTAGGGTCTGCAGAGCTTTTCCTTCAGCAAGCATTGATAGATGCACTAGCTCATATGATAGTGGTGGATTGCTTGAAACCAATGCACTTAGGGAACGGATGCAGCTCATTGCTGCAGCACGGGGCCTTGAAGGGGTGTCAGTGGAATGTGCCAATTTGTTGAATAGTGGGTTGGATGCTTACATAAAAGGGTTGATCAAGTACTGCATTGAATTTGTTGGGGCTAGATGTGGACGTGACTTGTCAAAGAGCAGTATCTACAAGCACCAGTTTCATAAGAAGCTTGTTACTGGTGTCTTGCCAGGTCTTCATTTTCAGTCGCAATGTACCAATAGGCCTTTGGAAGGCATCCAAGAGCAGGGACAGCATTTTCTGGTTTCATTGCTAGATTTCCAGGTGGCAATGGAGCTGAACCCACAGCAGCTTGGAAAAGACTGGCCATTGCTGCTGGAGAAAATATGTACACAGGCATCTGAGGAATAGTATTTCTGGAGCAAACATTTCTCCCATATGTGATTGATTTAGTTACTGACTGGTGTGAATGGTGATAAAGGTCTGACAGCTCTGCTTGGGCATCATGATAAAACTCTGCCCGTAACAAGTTGATTGGAATCATCACAGGATTGTTCTCCTTCTTTAAACATTGCTCTTGATCTCAACTACCACATTTAACTGCAACCAGTCAGAAGGGAGTCGAATAATAACCCCCCCTGTTTTGTTGCCCTGTTGTATCCTTAGCAAAGTTTTGTTTGTTCCAGCATATCTTCAGCGTTTTTTGTAAATTACAGCCATTGAGAAGATACTTTTAGAACAGTTTTGAAGGAATAATATGTCTAGCTCAGTAGGTAGGTAAAACTATATCATGTAAAAGTTCTTGTGTGTGTATTTCAGAATTTAGAATTGGTTGGATTCTTGAATTAACATCAcattctcaaaatatttttcttgatgagTTAAGAAATTGCTTTACAATTTCagttaagttatatatattattttgaggaCAAAGCATGGGTTTTATGCTATACCAGTCTTTAGCATgtattcaactcaactcaattaATACCTAATCCCAGCTAATTAGGTAGGCTTAATTGATAGATGCCACTAGTATGTCCTCTTGGCCATCTAAGTGACGATGTCTGAATGAGCATCCACCGGAAGACGAGCATTTATACTATGATAATTGGCAATCATGATATTCTCAATGATTTCTGTTAGCAAAATCTAATGTTCTGTTGTTGGCTTGGTCCCCAGTCACGGGCATATTTTAGTGACAATTATCTGGTTTTCAAACGCCAATCAAATAATTATGTATTTGGGGTTTTGGactttaaattcaatttaaatataatggTAGTGTCATTGTGCTGGTTCCACCTTGTGATTACCCAAGAGCAGGCTAGTGACTTCAGAATGGAGCCTCATGTTGTGAAGAGAATCATCATTTGTGGAGAGATTTGGGATGCAATTGCTCAAGTACGCTATATGTGTAGTAGTTTGGGATCTCACCCTAGCTAACAGGAAGCCAACATGTGTAGATATGGGATGCAATAATTTGGTTGGTTACTTGGTTATCGCTTATCAAAAACATTATGGCTGATTACCTGTTAATATTCTAAATGCAGGTGAGAGAAACTGGTTCAGAAACTGTACAAAATTACCAATCAGAAatcagaaagaaaatgaatttagaacgatgaaatgaaaattttccatgTATGTTTCCTTTGGATGTGCTGTCATCATAGCTGGGGAATCTCTTCATAATAAACTAGTGTAGGGTATTTATTAGCTCACCATAGCCTACTGATTTTATATTGTcttttatatatctttactaATCTGCAATTTTTGAATAATCCAAGAAATTCAGTTCGTTATGGAGTTGACTTCCATATCAGATGTTTCCTTTACCCTTATTTGACTGAATTATCACCTCTAAGAAAACTTATGAGCATCTTTAACATTTGGTCATTGGTTTGTTGTTAAAGTCCTCATGGACTTGGAAGTTTATGCTGGTGAGTTGAATAACTGGGAGGCAAGAGTGGTTGGCTATGAATGGTAGTACAGTCTTGATTGTGACTCTAGCACTCAGACATTGTTATCAAATATTTATGTACTGTTAGTTTAAAGAATGTGCTGGTGAATTTAAGTTTTGTATTATCTTTAAGTTAATTAAGAGGCTTAAGCATGCATATGATTTCTAAGTAGAGACAATTGGAGAATATTCAATTTTCTTAAGTTGCTAAAGTGGATTTGGTTAGTTCTGCTTGAGTTCAAGAAAAGTATATGAATCACTGTTGAGAGCTGGATTAGATTTATTGTGAGACATAAGATTGATCCCATTGGACTTGCAAACAAATATTGTCTCATCGTTTACCTCTCTTTTAAGCATCCTGACTGCACACACCAAAAGTTATGATTAATCTCCTCCAAATTTTAGGTTGTGCTTATGTTGATTGGCTGTGACCCATACAGTCTGGGACTCTGCGAATGATTTCAGTATCACCAGCATGTATagtaatcaacatttttcatttgCTGTGCTGcttgtttgttatatttttagcACATTATTATCCTCTAATCCTTTATATTTAGTTATCCACTTATGCTTTGGATGTTCTTGCTTTGAGAAAACTAGTGATCAGCAAAACGGCTCACCGGGTTTGCTATTTCAGAATGAGCTGATTGTGGAAtcaacaaaatattattatatttacaCACCACTTtgtcatttggtatcagaggcAAACCTGATACATATATCATAATATACTGATTGGGCACCCTAGCAAAATAACTATGTACCATGCCACTGCAGTGTCGGTAAAAAGACGATCTGATGTTATGTTGCTGGACATAAGCATCGTGTTATTACTATTTTATCATATTGTTTTAAGCATGATCTGCAGATAAGGATGATGGTGCATTCTGGTTAGACCACAGAAAAACCCTCCAGAAGGCCCGTTGCTTGCGCTTGGGATGGTGTTCCATCAGATACGATTCTGATCGATTCAGTATTTCCCACATCACCTGGACGTCCTGATATCCACAGGTTTGTACATCATTGTGAAGCTTCAAAAGCCCAGCACCTGCCCAGAACAAGTCCACAAATCTTGTTAGTGTCAATAGCTTTTATACTCATAATAACTTTAATAAAGCACTGATCCTACTCGCTGACTGCCACCAAACAAATTTAACACTAATGACCTGAAGCCCAAGTTCATGGAAAAGATATGATTCCTTTCAGTTGGGtgctatttattttcttctgccCCTAGTGGTCCAGTGGTCCTAACGCCAAAGACCAGCTGCGGCGGCGGACCTCTTTTGGGCGTTATATGCGCACGAAGTTGTAGttaaaataatactttaaaGTTGTTCAGGCCATTACTAAAAGTGCCTTGGCATAAAGttgcactaaaaaaaaagatgtttgaTCCCATCAGAACGCTCATCTTTCGGCGTGAGGGCGAAAGTATTGGTCACCACTTAGTAGGCACTTACCACTTGAATGAGTGGCTGTGGCATGGAAGAATTAGAAATTGGATTGTGTAGGTGGTAGTATGGGATCGGGATTGGCTGCATGTCTCTGGCCGAATTACGGTCTACCCGGACGACAAATGAGAGAGGTCCCCGATGGGCCCACTTGCCCGAGCATATCCGAACAGCCTGAGGTGCGGAGCTTACTTGCTCAGCAGGGGTTCTCGGAGCCCTCTCTCAATTGGTTGTCCAAAAATCAACATTCTCTACTTTAACTActtactttttatcttttctttttttgataaatataaaGAATCACTGCTACTCTGCCTTGGTTTTAAAGATTTGGGAGAAAATATGTTGGAAtgaaattttggattttatCAACTAAAACGGAAAGAATTTGATGTTTTAAGACCATCTATTGGATATGCTCCTATACTTTACAAACTAAACCAATAGTTTTACTTGTAAAATGTCATTATATTTTCCTATTGCAAAGACCAATAATAGTAGCATAGAGTCTTGAAAAGtattatatttcatatttctagagtttttgttttaataaaaaaataataataataaaaaattataaaaccagAGCAGCTTGGAGAACATCCTTCAATTATTATAACTTTTTCATTAACTTGGTTGATCATATTATTAGTGGCTGTGGAAATTACTACACTATTCATGAAGTGATACTTGATTTAGACCAATTCGTACGGACACGCAATTTCCTATTGTCTTCTAGTGAATTAGGCTAGTGGGATCTCTCGTCATTGAAGCTCTTTTAAGCCatttttttctccttgtttTCAGTGATACAGACTACATATAGATGGTTTTGATGTATTGGCCTGTTGAAATTACATTCTAAGTTGTAAGAATGGTTGCTGGACCCTAATCAACCGACTGAGATTCCTTTAGGAAAATTGTAAGGGCTTTCTTGCTCCCGTTGAGGCTCT
It contains:
- the LOC132187679 gene encoding uncharacterized protein LOC132187679; this translates as MKPPPHQHSRINLADIKAQIVKRLGPGRSKQYFYYLSRLLSLKLSKVEFNKLCFQVLGPENVPLHNQFIRSILKNACHAKVPPAPTPEKEIQTFASDGNQPSVLYPLLNGAVFPSSPPKARSEILVGSIGKVGFASPQSTVSGDNAILEDRDCHIWKSVQQHQRLRETADSEGEVLLSHSTKLNLIKGSTDSVVSVHSKDQKEVLVVEDGKEVFSRSALQAPLGIPFSSVSVGRVCRAFPSASIDRCTSSYDSGGLLETNALRERMQLIAAARGLEGVSVECANLLNSGLDAYIKGLIKYCIEFVGARCGRDLSKSSIYKHQFHKKLVTGVLPGLHFQSQCTNRPLEGIQEQGQHFLVSLLDFQVAMELNPQQLGKDWPLLLEKICTQASEE
- the LOC132187680 gene encoding uncharacterized protein LOC132187680, with the protein product MQRKKIKVKDKLMDLWHNMLFPVRRVWLAVSARVKARKNGAGLLKLHNDVQTCGYQDVQVMWEILNRSESYLMEHHPKRKQRAFWRVFLWSNQNAPSSLSADHA
- the LOC132187379 gene encoding putative glucose-6-phosphate 1-epimerase; translation: MSSTSSGEMAYVEHTAGVNGLHKIILREVRGCSAEVYLYGAQVTSWKNEHGEELLFLSSKAIFKPPKAIRGGIPICFPQFGIQGSLEVHGFARNRFWIVDPDPPPFPTSSSNKAFVDLILKLSEEDVKIWPHRYEFRLRITLGPGGDLMLTSRIRNTSTDGKLLTFTFAYHTYFAVTDVSEVRVEGLETLDYLDNLQNRERFTEQGDAITFESEVDKIYLSTPTKIAIIDHERKRTFVLRKDGLPDAVVWNPWDKKAKAIPDFGDADYKHMLCVEAACVEKPIVLKPGEEWKGRQELSAVPSSYCSGQLDPQKALQGV